Proteins from one Ketobacter alkanivorans genomic window:
- a CDS encoding LuxR C-terminal-related transcriptional regulator has protein sequence MLIKSKFFTPKTKAEWISRDHLSLLDECSIRDANLTVLHAPAGYGKTTLVAQQLQQSELDYVWLTLDVHDNHPARFWRYFIAAFQKLAPGVGEFAQQKLREGQFSSIDDIVSSLVNDLIERSGSRPGVLVLDDFHLITDPDIVLGVQHCVRYLPESFHILIVSRTEINVSRQRYGERPVRVYAFSDLKLTATQIQLMLCKRFAEAVGEHVAEAVFNLTDGWVVGVQLLCMQLSSVEHLQSHINSIANSPARLPEQVVGYFIREVINDLEPWEQSSLLSLGLLPKLSIDLCQNVLGGTVDYGSLLQRLESKALLTATEDRHTELRFHDLFRNVLLELAQQRLPAEAIVQVQHRAIQYLQQYDGLEAAFYYAIEIQQWSEACDCLQSMLLSYRRQGDFLRVSECVERLPNDYIESSLSILIHYCWSLANLGHFQLMHLFLDKGSLIVESMHARLPLDQWSLEDKELVVEFMTTVALAQRLSGYLGSEYSQALWGFARQIDYPRLSKVNLEQGMDAFLLGELDRAAILFERSMDCAVNDKEPYALMVAVSFFYLTALQTGQLQSAMAKLELMQQWLGVTHEHQHEFVSAMVVDFCLAGLRYELGLPIDRERLQRQLSLLTGAHANHHMKWLSLDFYTKLCMKDADYPAAAESLQKLIELDRSARFRIRMGAPSLSALTAELAMHTGDRVAVNQWARSLEHSESPMISYDQVPDRLLLARAYYYLGVYEKAYHLAEELFGLCVSHQRNGHALMASCISLASYLALQGDVVVDEKVDRIVRLIQQTQFHRYIDELMQAFPVLCSISELASSRVTAPPHTDLVAVDTDVKSVMEPLSLREREVLRAAAQGLSNGDIADRLYISINTVKTHLKKIYGKIEVSNRTQALRKAHLLGILEEFD, from the coding sequence ATGTTAATTAAATCAAAATTCTTTACTCCCAAAACCAAAGCGGAATGGATTTCTCGCGATCACCTTTCGTTGCTCGATGAATGCAGTATTCGAGATGCTAATCTCACAGTTCTCCATGCACCAGCTGGATATGGAAAAACCACTTTGGTCGCCCAGCAATTACAACAGAGTGAGTTGGATTATGTGTGGTTGACGCTGGATGTACACGATAATCATCCGGCTCGATTTTGGCGCTATTTTATCGCGGCGTTTCAAAAACTTGCACCTGGTGTGGGTGAATTTGCGCAGCAAAAGCTCCGAGAGGGGCAGTTCAGTAGTATTGACGACATTGTAAGTTCATTGGTGAACGACCTTATTGAGCGCTCAGGAAGCAGGCCTGGTGTGCTGGTGTTGGACGATTTTCATCTGATTACCGATCCCGACATTGTGCTTGGTGTTCAGCATTGTGTGCGATATTTACCCGAATCATTTCATATTTTAATTGTCAGTCGTACAGAGATTAATGTTTCTCGGCAACGGTATGGGGAGAGGCCGGTTCGGGTTTATGCTTTTTCTGATCTTAAGCTTACCGCCACGCAGATCCAATTGATGCTATGTAAACGTTTTGCAGAGGCAGTTGGTGAGCATGTTGCCGAAGCCGTTTTTAATTTGACAGACGGTTGGGTGGTTGGGGTTCAGTTGCTATGCATGCAGTTAAGTTCTGTTGAACATTTGCAGTCGCACATCAACAGCATTGCTAATAGTCCTGCCCGATTGCCTGAACAGGTTGTGGGTTACTTTATCCGCGAGGTTATTAATGACCTTGAGCCCTGGGAGCAGAGCAGCCTGTTGAGCTTGGGGTTGTTGCCAAAGCTGTCCATCGATTTGTGCCAGAATGTTTTAGGCGGAACAGTCGATTACGGCTCTTTGTTGCAGCGCCTGGAAAGTAAGGCGCTGTTGACGGCAACCGAAGATCGACATACCGAGCTGCGGTTTCACGATCTGTTCCGCAACGTTCTACTGGAGCTGGCTCAGCAACGCCTGCCTGCCGAGGCCATCGTGCAGGTTCAACATCGAGCCATTCAGTACTTGCAGCAATATGATGGTTTGGAAGCCGCTTTTTACTACGCGATCGAAATTCAGCAATGGTCTGAGGCTTGTGATTGTTTACAGTCCATGTTGTTGAGTTATCGTCGCCAAGGGGATTTTCTCCGGGTATCGGAGTGTGTTGAGCGCTTACCTAACGATTATATTGAATCCAGTTTGAGCATTCTTATTCATTACTGCTGGAGTTTGGCAAACCTAGGGCATTTTCAATTGATGCACCTGTTTTTAGATAAAGGCTCTCTGATTGTAGAAAGCATGCATGCAAGGTTGCCCCTCGATCAGTGGTCTTTGGAAGATAAAGAGTTGGTTGTGGAGTTCATGACGACGGTAGCGCTGGCGCAGCGTTTATCGGGTTATCTCGGCAGTGAATACAGCCAGGCTTTGTGGGGGTTTGCTCGGCAGATAGATTATCCAAGGTTGTCTAAAGTAAACCTGGAGCAAGGAATGGATGCTTTCTTACTCGGTGAGCTGGATCGAGCTGCCATACTGTTTGAAAGGTCAATGGATTGCGCGGTGAACGATAAGGAGCCTTACGCGCTGATGGTGGCAGTAAGTTTCTTTTATCTTACTGCATTGCAAACGGGTCAACTGCAATCGGCAATGGCTAAACTGGAGCTGATGCAGCAGTGGCTTGGTGTGACTCATGAGCATCAGCATGAGTTTGTCAGCGCGATGGTGGTTGATTTCTGCCTGGCAGGATTGCGTTATGAGCTTGGCCTGCCGATTGATCGTGAACGCTTACAACGACAACTTTCATTGTTAACAGGAGCCCATGCTAATCACCATATGAAATGGTTGTCGTTGGATTTTTATACTAAGTTGTGCATGAAAGATGCAGATTACCCTGCTGCTGCCGAATCGTTACAAAAACTGATTGAGCTGGATCGTAGCGCGCGATTTAGAATCAGGATGGGAGCGCCATCCTTGTCGGCACTGACGGCTGAACTTGCTATGCACACCGGTGACCGCGTGGCCGTTAATCAGTGGGCGCGCAGCCTCGAACATAGTGAGTCTCCAATGATCAGCTATGATCAGGTTCCTGACCGTCTATTGCTTGCCCGCGCGTATTATTATCTGGGTGTGTATGAGAAGGCTTACCACTTGGCGGAAGAGCTATTTGGCCTGTGCGTGAGTCATCAGCGTAATGGGCATGCATTGATGGCCTCCTGCATTTCATTGGCAAGTTATCTTGCCCTGCAGGGTGATGTTGTTGTGGATGAAAAAGTTGATCGTATTGTGCGATTGATACAGCAGACCCAGTTTCATCGCTATATTGATGAGCTGATGCAAGCATTCCCAGTCTTATGCTCTATTTCTGAATTGGCTTCTTCGCGAGTCACTGCTCCACCGCATACCGATCTGGTCGCAGTGGATACAGATGTAAAATCTGTCATGGAGCCTCTTAGTCTCAGAGAGCGAGAGGTGCTGCGGGCCGCAGCGCAAGGCTTAAGTAACGGAGATATTGCTGATCGGCTCTACATCTCAATCAATACTGTGAAGACCCACCTGAAGAAAATATACGGCAAAATCGAAGTAAGCAATCGTACCCAGGCATTACGTAAGGCGCACCTTTTGGGGATCTTGGAGGAGTTTGATTAG
- a CDS encoding cupin-like domain-containing protein has protein sequence MGKTVVLEELLQGELIERVHASEFTRRRFIQDFFMRSKPLIIEGATADWKASSWTLDNVSQYIPDQSVSVRNKPDGVLFDANSMAHEAVDIPLHQYLHLLRSGKNETPMYLAQTNLAGLLSNPEIYAPRFKYLRRADYLLQTNVWIGTPGLATPCHYDFAHNFYHQICGHKHITLFSPEDSARLYPNPKIPAISLVDVASPDAEKFPDFKNTRPLQFVVGPGDSVFIPAGWWHYVASTYDNNISINQWYLRLWSRNTHQLKMIPPMIAHGVKHLLAARKR, from the coding sequence ATGGGTAAAACAGTTGTACTGGAGGAGCTTTTGCAGGGTGAGCTCATAGAGCGGGTTCATGCTTCGGAATTTACCCGGCGTCGATTTATCCAGGATTTTTTCATGCGTAGCAAGCCTTTGATTATAGAAGGCGCTACTGCAGACTGGAAAGCATCAAGCTGGACTCTGGATAATGTTAGCCAGTACATCCCTGATCAATCGGTCAGCGTGCGCAATAAGCCTGATGGTGTATTGTTCGATGCGAATAGTATGGCTCATGAGGCCGTGGATATTCCGTTGCACCAGTATCTGCATTTGCTGCGTAGCGGCAAGAATGAGACTCCGATGTATCTTGCGCAGACCAATCTGGCCGGTTTGCTTTCTAACCCTGAGATATACGCACCACGCTTTAAATACCTGAGGCGCGCAGATTATCTACTGCAAACCAACGTCTGGATTGGAACCCCCGGTTTGGCCACGCCATGCCATTACGACTTTGCTCATAATTTTTATCATCAGATCTGCGGTCATAAACACATCACTTTGTTTTCACCTGAAGACTCCGCCAGGCTTTATCCCAATCCCAAGATTCCTGCTATCAGTCTGGTTGATGTGGCATCCCCCGATGCCGAGAAATTCCCGGACTTTAAAAATACTCGGCCCTTGCAGTTTGTGGTCGGCCCTGGTGATTCGGTATTTATCCCGGCCGGCTGGTGGCATTATGTAGCTTCAACCTATGACAATAACATCTCTATCAATCAGTGGTATTTACGCCTGTGGAGTCGAAATACTCACCAATTGAAAATGATCCCACCAATGATCGCCCATGGAGTTAAGCATCTGCTTGCCGCTCGCAAGCGTTGA
- a CDS encoding methyl-accepting chemotaxis protein — protein MSQALQFLLIRQRIWLLVGFCLIGLMLLAGLAINKAQQQFVQLKQSEYIKLTNSAINVLNFYYKAAEEGSMGVVEARKEAKKAINNMALGPRNYFYMYNLKHDLIISHPYATILYSDDTPEEIEKSSALDKKIRKSLEARLGWDSPIYSSLEILGELYPETYTGFFDYYYYIEPETKFPLIRKTSENFIPETAELKTAYAAYFEPWDWIVLTGVYREDEAEAFYSWLSSMLAFTGAIILVIFAASYAISNSITRPLQSIVTRMKDISLGSGDLTNHLEVRGKNELAQFSGAYNRFVDKIAETVRKVSSTNQSVVQHSEIMTEMVASTVERSEEQLKETEMLASSANELSYSVKSVAERAQESSEAASQTEAATNSANESMSKNIAAINSLSQTLAQTQSEVHEMEGCSNQVASVLEVIRGIAEQTNLLALNAAIEAARAGEQGRGFAVVADEVRSLAQRTQTSTTEIQKIIENLQSGTVKVVNAVGNGLESSKECISTAKEANDTLLKVVDYASRINQMSNQIASAVDEQSQVTHEIALSTQKISNSSRSNLDGAELNKSEIENMNCELKEMRALVQQFKV, from the coding sequence ATGAGTCAAGCTTTACAGTTTCTTTTAATTCGGCAACGCATATGGCTATTGGTAGGGTTCTGCCTGATTGGGTTAATGCTCTTGGCTGGGTTGGCGATAAACAAGGCCCAGCAGCAATTTGTACAGCTAAAGCAATCGGAGTACATCAAGTTAACGAATTCAGCGATTAACGTTCTTAACTTTTACTACAAAGCCGCTGAAGAAGGTTCAATGGGTGTGGTAGAGGCCCGAAAAGAAGCCAAAAAAGCCATTAATAATATGGCGTTAGGGCCGAGAAATTATTTCTACATGTATAACCTGAAACACGATCTGATTATTTCTCATCCCTACGCGACAATTCTCTATTCCGATGACACGCCAGAAGAGATTGAAAAATCATCGGCACTGGATAAGAAAATCAGAAAGAGTCTAGAGGCGCGCTTGGGGTGGGATTCGCCGATATACAGCTCATTAGAAATTCTGGGCGAGCTGTACCCCGAAACCTACACTGGTTTTTTTGATTATTACTACTACATAGAGCCGGAAACCAAGTTTCCACTAATAAGAAAAACCTCAGAAAACTTTATTCCTGAAACCGCTGAGTTAAAGACAGCCTACGCTGCCTATTTTGAACCTTGGGATTGGATTGTGCTGACCGGTGTTTATCGAGAGGATGAAGCAGAGGCATTCTATAGTTGGCTATCAAGTATGCTGGCATTTACCGGCGCTATCATCCTGGTGATTTTTGCGGCTTCCTACGCCATTTCAAATTCTATTACCAGGCCATTGCAGAGTATCGTAACTCGCATGAAGGATATTTCTCTTGGTAGCGGTGATTTAACTAACCATCTGGAGGTTCGGGGAAAGAATGAGCTTGCTCAATTTTCTGGAGCCTATAATCGGTTTGTAGACAAAATTGCTGAAACCGTTAGAAAAGTATCTTCAACCAACCAGTCGGTGGTGCAGCACTCCGAGATAATGACTGAGATGGTCGCCAGCACGGTTGAGCGGTCAGAAGAGCAACTGAAAGAAACCGAAATGTTGGCCAGTTCGGCGAACGAGCTTTCTTATTCGGTAAAAAGCGTTGCAGAAAGAGCTCAGGAATCGTCTGAGGCTGCCAGTCAGACCGAAGCTGCGACCAACTCCGCCAACGAATCCATGTCAAAAAATATTGCAGCGATTAACAGTCTTTCCCAAACGCTGGCACAGACACAAAGCGAAGTTCATGAAATGGAAGGGTGCAGCAACCAAGTGGCGTCGGTATTGGAGGTGATACGTGGCATTGCGGAGCAAACCAATCTGCTGGCTTTGAATGCTGCGATCGAGGCAGCCAGGGCGGGGGAGCAGGGCCGTGGCTTTGCGGTGGTGGCCGATGAGGTCAGATCTCTCGCTCAGCGTACTCAAACATCGACAACAGAGATACAGAAGATTATCGAAAACCTGCAGTCAGGTACGGTCAAGGTCGTAAACGCCGTGGGCAACGGATTGGAAAGCTCTAAGGAGTGTATAAGTACCGCCAAAGAAGCAAATGATACCTTGCTGAAAGTGGTGGATTACGCATCAAGAATAAATCAAATGAGCAATCAGATTGCCAGCGCGGTTGACGAGCAATCCCAGGTAACCCACGAGATAGCGCTAAGCACTCAAAAGATATCAAACAGTTCCCGATCTAACTTAGACGGGGCTGAGCTTAATAAATCCGAGATAGAAAATATGAATTGTGAGCTGAAGGAAATGCGGGCATTGGTACAACAGTTCAAGGTTTAG
- a CDS encoding efflux RND transporter permease subunit has protein sequence MNKKNKANWKAKVETGFESLGLVMGRRPWLWLLSCLAVVGVMASQLGRLEKDTSIEGFLEKGSVEIQRYDAFKETFGRDEVFIITMEVEDIFTQTFATQLHALHRQLEDEVPHVNKVDSLVNARYTHGADDTLYIEELLPETLPGDPVELEKLKRYTYNSDNYKNFLISADGHMVAMLVRLNSFNFTKDKNGNWHRGYMGEDETREADAKIREILEPYRGVISDDIRLTGSMPIAIMLSQILERDFSVFSGLANLLIGMVLFMIFRRLSGVFMPLLIMTLGVVVTMSLMAILGSPIQVSTSILPAFLLAVCVGDSIHLLTIFYRNYDAGDEKHHAMASAMGHTGLAMLFTSVTTAAGLASFATSDLTPVSALGIYGALGSLIAFLLTIFILPCLIAILPVKRRPLQQDENKGLQPMLAWFARVSTQYPKIIVVSGVVLFVAATAVASQIKFSHYPLAWLPEDNETLQGIKNYEQRMGSTISFEILLDTGKDRGVINAPLLQALDKIQQDVVTWESPDWRIVKAISVVNVIKESNRALHDNDEAQFAVPDDPALISQELFLVELDEPDDILNLVDKTYQTARLTVTTPWFDAIHTKELVDRLRDHLNANLQPYGVDVSFTGVAPIMGVTFGKMLISTAESYGFAAIIITLMMVMLIGNLKLGLLSMIPSLLPILIVLAILQLLDVRLDMLTMLVGSIAIGLTVDDNIHFMHGFRKLYLKTGDPAYAVEKTLLSTGRAMLITSIVLSIGFSIYTQSLMSNMIIFGLITAGCIVLALLATYLLAPALMVLANKQYHQQHPHKSVAEMKPDAAPVQ, from the coding sequence ATGAATAAAAAGAACAAAGCAAACTGGAAAGCCAAAGTCGAAACCGGCTTTGAATCCCTGGGCTTGGTTATGGGCAGACGCCCATGGTTGTGGTTGCTGAGTTGCCTGGCTGTGGTCGGGGTAATGGCGTCGCAGCTTGGCCGTCTTGAAAAGGACACCAGTATTGAAGGGTTTCTAGAAAAGGGCTCGGTTGAAATACAGCGTTATGACGCCTTCAAAGAAACGTTTGGGCGCGATGAAGTGTTTATCATCACCATGGAAGTGGAGGATATATTCACGCAGACATTTGCTACTCAGTTACACGCTCTTCACCGCCAACTGGAGGATGAAGTTCCCCACGTCAACAAAGTGGATTCGCTGGTAAATGCACGTTATACCCACGGGGCTGATGACACCCTTTATATTGAGGAGTTGTTGCCGGAAACGTTGCCCGGCGATCCTGTTGAGTTGGAAAAACTCAAGCGGTATACGTATAACAGCGATAACTACAAAAATTTTCTAATCTCTGCAGATGGCCATATGGTCGCAATGTTAGTGCGACTGAATTCCTTTAACTTTACCAAGGATAAAAATGGTAACTGGCATCGTGGTTACATGGGCGAAGACGAAACGCGTGAGGCCGATGCCAAAATCAGGGAAATCCTCGAGCCCTATCGAGGGGTTATCTCGGACGACATCCGACTGACAGGTAGTATGCCCATTGCGATCATGTTATCGCAAATACTGGAGCGGGACTTCAGTGTGTTTTCAGGGCTGGCCAATCTACTTATTGGTATGGTTCTGTTTATGATTTTTCGGCGATTATCTGGCGTGTTCATGCCGCTTTTGATTATGACCCTTGGTGTAGTTGTCACAATGAGTTTGATGGCGATACTGGGTTCGCCGATCCAGGTTAGCACCTCCATTTTGCCTGCATTCCTATTGGCGGTATGTGTGGGTGACAGCATCCATTTGCTCACGATATTTTACCGAAACTACGATGCAGGTGATGAGAAACACCATGCTATGGCCAGTGCCATGGGACACACTGGCTTGGCTATGCTGTTCACCAGCGTTACCACCGCTGCAGGTCTTGCCTCCTTTGCTACCTCGGATCTTACCCCGGTTTCGGCGTTGGGCATCTATGGTGCGCTGGGTTCGTTGATCGCGTTCTTGCTTACTATCTTTATTCTGCCCTGTCTCATTGCAATTCTGCCAGTAAAGCGCAGGCCATTGCAGCAGGATGAGAATAAAGGATTGCAACCGATGCTGGCGTGGTTTGCCCGCGTTTCAACCCAGTATCCAAAAATTATTGTGGTATCGGGTGTTGTGCTATTTGTGGCCGCAACTGCCGTTGCCAGTCAGATCAAATTCTCGCACTACCCGTTGGCCTGGCTGCCAGAAGATAACGAAACCCTGCAAGGAATAAAGAATTATGAGCAACGCATGGGGTCGACCATCAGTTTCGAAATTCTTTTGGATACAGGCAAGGATCGGGGCGTAATTAATGCGCCGTTACTGCAGGCGTTGGATAAAATTCAGCAGGATGTCGTAACGTGGGAATCGCCGGATTGGCGTATTGTTAAGGCCATTAGTGTAGTGAATGTCATTAAGGAATCTAATCGTGCCTTGCATGATAATGACGAAGCTCAGTTTGCAGTGCCCGACGATCCGGCGTTAATCAGCCAGGAGCTTTTTTTGGTTGAGCTGGATGAGCCAGATGACATCCTGAATTTAGTTGATAAAACATACCAAACGGCCCGCCTGACAGTTACCACGCCCTGGTTCGATGCAATCCATACGAAAGAGTTGGTGGATCGGCTGAGGGATCATCTGAATGCGAATCTCCAGCCCTATGGTGTTGATGTTAGTTTCACCGGTGTGGCACCCATTATGGGGGTGACGTTCGGAAAAATGCTGATTTCTACCGCGGAAAGTTATGGTTTTGCTGCCATCATTATTACATTGATGATGGTCATGTTAATCGGCAATCTTAAGCTTGGCCTGCTCAGTATGATTCCATCACTATTACCCATTCTGATTGTTCTGGCTATATTGCAACTTCTGGATGTTCGGCTGGACATGTTGACTATGTTGGTTGGCTCCATTGCGATCGGTCTGACGGTGGATGACAATATTCACTTTATGCATGGTTTCCGAAAACTCTATTTAAAAACAGGTGATCCAGCATACGCAGTTGAAAAAACACTGCTGTCCACCGGCCGTGCAATGCTTATTACCTCTATTGTGTTGAGCATTGGTTTCTCGATTTATACTCAGTCGTTGATGTCCAACATGATTATATTTGGATTGATTACCGCTGGCTGTATAGTGCTGGCCTTGTTGGCAACCTATCTGTTGGCGCCAGCGCTGATGGTGCTGGCGAATAAGCAGTACCATCAACAGCATCCACATAAGTCAGTTGCAGAGATGAAACCGGATGCGGCTCCTGTTCAATAA
- a CDS encoding DUF1302 family protein, with protein MTHKTVISALVLLLVGIYAVVWSGAAFAFSDIEINTEIEVEFDIGLTDSELQNANTTIKPEISGDLAPSIRYTLIPKLVAAADSKLYVDDPDESNYSSFNGPLASNHHGLLELAEAYLDFAAWDGYWRLGKQQVVWGQADGLKVLDVVNPQDYREFNLDEFEDSRIALWMMNVEFNTSEDSTLQLLIIPDATYSKLADVGTPYYITSSKYRPALSAAPLPVMIHEVERPVNEVEFGARYRLFYSGWDLTLNYLNHRQDIPVNYLRLGSGQIDVVPVYEPSQLYGATASNAFGDWVVRMEAGYSTETYHVRNSLQEDGIANTPEISSVLGLDYRGFTDWFLSYQWFQSTLLEYEDDIVRQQQRMQHTLLIRRSLMNETLEIELFMLYSDEDQDGQVRSQLVYQATDTMRVWGGVDIFYGDLDGLFGQFDDTDRLVLGVEFGF; from the coding sequence ATGACCCATAAAACAGTCATTTCCGCTTTGGTGTTATTACTAGTTGGGATATATGCGGTGGTTTGGTCTGGTGCTGCATTTGCCTTTTCCGATATTGAAATTAACACTGAAATCGAAGTCGAGTTTGACATAGGGCTTACTGACTCAGAACTGCAGAATGCCAATACCACCATTAAACCGGAAATCAGTGGTGACCTTGCACCTTCGATACGTTATACCCTGATTCCGAAATTGGTTGCAGCCGCAGACAGTAAGCTGTATGTGGATGATCCTGATGAGAGTAACTACTCATCTTTCAATGGGCCGCTGGCGTCCAATCATCATGGCCTACTGGAGTTGGCGGAAGCTTACCTGGATTTTGCAGCCTGGGATGGATATTGGCGCCTGGGGAAGCAGCAGGTTGTGTGGGGGCAAGCCGATGGGCTGAAAGTATTGGATGTTGTAAACCCCCAGGATTACCGTGAATTTAATCTTGATGAATTTGAGGATTCTCGCATCGCCTTGTGGATGATGAACGTGGAGTTCAACACCAGTGAAGATTCCACACTGCAATTGTTGATAATACCCGACGCAACCTACAGCAAGCTGGCTGATGTGGGGACGCCATACTACATCACCAGCTCTAAATACCGCCCAGCCCTGAGTGCTGCACCCTTGCCTGTTATGATCCACGAGGTCGAGCGCCCCGTTAATGAAGTCGAATTCGGAGCACGCTACAGGTTGTTCTACTCAGGCTGGGATCTAACGTTGAACTACTTAAATCACCGTCAGGATATACCCGTCAACTATCTCAGATTGGGTTCGGGTCAGATAGATGTGGTACCTGTGTATGAGCCCAGCCAGCTGTATGGAGCCACTGCCAGCAACGCATTTGGCGACTGGGTTGTGCGAATGGAGGCAGGTTACAGCACTGAGACCTACCATGTGCGTAACAGCTTGCAGGAGGATGGCATTGCCAACACACCTGAAATCAGTTCTGTATTGGGGTTGGATTATCGGGGATTTACTGACTGGTTTCTTAGCTATCAATGGTTTCAAAGCACGTTGCTGGAATACGAAGATGACATCGTGCGTCAACAGCAACGTATGCAGCATACGCTATTGATACGCCGTTCGTTAATGAATGAAACTTTAGAGATTGAGTTGTTTATGCTGTACAGCGATGAAGACCAGGATGGCCAGGTGCGATCGCAATTAGTGTATCAGGCGACAGATACGATGCGTGTATGGGGTGGTGTGGACATCTTCTATGGCGACTTGGATGGGCTGTTTGGCCAGTTTGACGACACCGACCGTTTGGTGCTCGGAGTGGAATTCGGCTTTTAG